In Pirellulales bacterium, one DNA window encodes the following:
- a CDS encoding HlyD family efflux transporter periplasmic adaptor subunit: MSTEQSYQPEMVDQTRQQIRGLVSEIEGLARAEVSHEEFYEGFLHRVVAALAAVGGAVWTLDDEGRLTLSAQINLAETRLHESEEEQQRHGKLLRKILSGGQGAVVQPKYVNAEDDSANPTDSLLVLGILKSDTETRGLVEIFQRTGGRPAVERGYLRFVMQMCDLAEDFLKTRQLRLYTDRQAIWAQLEQFTRLAHGSLEPRATAYTLANEGRRLIDCDRVSVAIHKGRKSKIEAVSGQETFDKRSNQVTLLGKLATVVVRAGEPLWYTGDTRDLAPQVEEAVEAYVDESHSKTVVVLPLAKPHDAEEHEVENAPPHKPEYIGALIIEQINTDGIPTAMRRRVDVVSEHGCTALSNALEHNSLFLMPVWRTLGKSRLLVSARTLPKTLAAIVLVVVGIASLFFVPAEFQLHGKGTLEPVVKRDIFTQTDGQVVKVLVKHGENVKAGDVLVELQNDKLEEQLSEKIGQETANEQKILYLEDAGHDARMSAQERAKNEGDLAVARANQKDFRRQRELLEDEKKKLTVRSPIDGKVVTFKLEDLLANRPVEKGQVLMTVIDPTKDWELEVLMPEDRMGHIKRAQRDLHKKDLDVIYMLQQNRGSWLHGTIKEVQEKAEVEGEEGNTVKVLVTMNKADLDPDLITKGAGVSAKIDCGRRSLGYVWFHDVLEFIQSKILFRW; encoded by the coding sequence ATGAGTACCGAACAATCGTATCAGCCCGAAATGGTCGATCAAACGCGGCAGCAAATCCGCGGGTTGGTCTCGGAAATCGAGGGGCTCGCCCGGGCGGAGGTTTCGCACGAAGAGTTTTATGAGGGGTTTCTACACCGTGTGGTGGCGGCACTGGCGGCCGTTGGTGGCGCAGTGTGGACGCTGGATGACGAAGGCCGGCTGACCCTTAGCGCCCAAATCAATTTGGCCGAAACTCGCTTGCACGAAAGCGAGGAAGAACAGCAACGCCACGGCAAGCTGCTGCGGAAAATTCTTTCCGGCGGGCAAGGCGCCGTTGTGCAGCCCAAGTACGTGAACGCGGAGGACGATTCGGCCAATCCCACCGACAGCTTATTGGTGCTGGGAATTCTGAAAAGCGATACGGAAACCCGCGGGCTGGTCGAAATTTTCCAGCGCACTGGCGGGCGTCCGGCCGTGGAGCGCGGTTATTTGCGGTTCGTGATGCAGATGTGCGATCTGGCGGAAGATTTTTTGAAGACCCGCCAATTGCGGTTGTACACCGATCGCCAGGCCATCTGGGCGCAACTGGAGCAATTTACACGGCTGGCACATGGCAGCTTGGAGCCCCGCGCCACGGCCTACACGCTGGCCAACGAAGGGCGGCGGTTGATTGACTGCGACCGGGTGTCGGTGGCCATTCACAAAGGGCGCAAAAGCAAAATTGAAGCCGTGAGCGGCCAGGAAACTTTCGACAAGCGCTCCAACCAGGTGACGCTGCTGGGAAAGCTGGCCACGGTGGTGGTCCGGGCGGGCGAGCCGCTGTGGTACACCGGCGACACGCGAGATTTAGCGCCCCAAGTGGAAGAGGCCGTGGAAGCGTACGTGGACGAATCGCATTCAAAAACCGTCGTCGTGTTGCCGCTGGCCAAGCCGCATGATGCGGAGGAGCACGAAGTCGAAAACGCTCCGCCGCACAAGCCGGAGTACATTGGTGCGCTCATTATCGAGCAAATTAACACTGATGGCATTCCCACCGCCATGCGCCGCCGGGTTGACGTGGTGTCCGAGCATGGCTGCACGGCGCTTTCGAACGCGCTGGAGCATAACAGCTTGTTTCTGATGCCGGTGTGGCGCACGTTGGGCAAATCACGATTGCTGGTGTCCGCCCGCACGCTCCCCAAAACTTTAGCGGCGATTGTGCTGGTGGTGGTCGGCATCGCTTCGTTGTTCTTTGTGCCGGCGGAATTTCAACTGCACGGCAAAGGCACGCTGGAGCCCGTCGTCAAGCGAGACATCTTCACGCAGACCGATGGCCAGGTCGTCAAGGTTTTGGTGAAGCATGGTGAAAACGTAAAAGCCGGCGATGTGCTGGTCGAGCTGCAAAACGATAAACTCGAAGAACAACTGTCCGAAAAAATCGGCCAGGAAACGGCCAACGAGCAAAAAATTCTTTATTTGGAAGATGCCGGCCACGATGCCCGGATGAGCGCCCAGGAACGCGCCAAAAACGAAGGCGATCTGGCCGTGGCACGGGCAAATCAAAAAGATTTCCGCAGGCAGCGGGAGCTGTTGGAAGACGAAAAGAAAAAATTGACGGTGCGCAGCCCCATCGACGGCAAAGTAGTGACCTTCAAACTGGAGGATTTGCTCGCCAACCGTCCCGTGGAAAAAGGGCAAGTGTTGATGACCGTCATCGATCCGACCAAGGACTGGGAACTGGAAGTGCTCATGCCGGAAGACCGCATGGGGCACATTAAGCGTGCCCAGCGCGACCTGCACAAAAAAGATTTGGACGTGATCTACATGTTGCAGCAGAATCGGGGCAGCTGGTTGCACGGCACGATCAAGGAGGTGCAGGAAAAGGCGGAAGTGGAAGGAGAAGAGGGCAATACCGTCAAGGTGCTGGTCACCATGAACAAAGCGGATTTGGACCCCGATCTAATTACCAAAGGGGCGGGGGTCTCGGCCAAAATCGATTGTGGCCGCCGGAGCTTAGGCTACGTGTGGTTCCACGACGTATTAGAATTTATCCAATCGAAAATCTTATTCCGCTGGTAA
- a CDS encoding HlyD family efflux transporter periplasmic adaptor subunit gives MRIIVLTVSACLALAALAWAQRPAASTTASNAPPASSGATSQPGTVTLDHSEVRLDEEAQVPAQEAGVLMKIEVHEGDQVPLNTLLAQIDDAQVQKQLKNATAEYNGAAEKSNSDIDVRYATAAYEVAKFEYLRCLEANKKQPLAFSDVEMAEKKFAADKANLAIEQAGKQHIVDGYTSEAKEAEVDLAKEAIKRRKITSPIEGVVQQVYAHLGEWVKPGDAVVRVIRMDRLRVEGYLDKDKFSPGEIADHPVVVQAELTNGRKVQFPGKIVFVDPEVRGETEYTVRATVDNRKENGQWLLRPGMPAAMTIQLK, from the coding sequence ATGCGAATTATAGTGCTGACCGTTTCCGCTTGTTTGGCCTTGGCGGCGCTGGCTTGGGCGCAGCGTCCTGCCGCTTCCACCACGGCTTCCAATGCTCCTCCCGCTTCCTCAGGCGCCACTTCGCAGCCTGGTACGGTTACCCTCGATCACAGCGAGGTCCGTTTGGATGAAGAGGCCCAAGTGCCGGCGCAAGAAGCCGGCGTGTTGATGAAAATTGAAGTGCACGAAGGCGATCAAGTGCCGCTGAATACGCTGCTGGCTCAAATTGATGATGCTCAAGTGCAAAAGCAACTCAAAAACGCCACGGCAGAATATAACGGCGCCGCAGAAAAATCGAACAGTGACATTGATGTCCGCTATGCCACCGCAGCCTATGAAGTCGCAAAATTCGAATACCTGCGCTGCTTGGAGGCAAACAAAAAGCAGCCGTTGGCCTTTTCCGACGTGGAAATGGCGGAAAAGAAATTTGCCGCCGATAAAGCCAATCTCGCCATTGAGCAAGCCGGCAAACAACACATTGTCGATGGATACACCTCCGAAGCCAAAGAGGCCGAAGTAGATCTGGCCAAAGAAGCCATCAAGCGCCGTAAAATTACCTCGCCGATCGAGGGTGTTGTGCAGCAAGTTTACGCTCATCTCGGCGAATGGGTAAAACCGGGCGACGCGGTGGTGCGAGTCATTCGCATGGATCGCCTGCGCGTGGAAGGTTATTTGGACAAAGATAAATTCAGTCCCGGCGAAATCGCCGATCATCCGGTCGTGGTGCAAGCCGAATTAACCAACGGTCGCAAAGTGCAGTTTCCTGGAAAAATTGTGTTCGTCGATCCCGAAGTTCGCGGCGAAACCGAGTACACGGTTCGCGCCACGGTCGACAATCGCAAAGAGAACGGACAGTGGCTGCTCCGTCCCGGCATGCCTGCCGCCATGACCATTCAATTGAAATGA